From the genome of Gemmatimonas phototrophica, one region includes:
- the purS gene encoding phosphoribosylformylglycinamidine synthase subunit PurS: MTRFRCAIHIVPRRGILDPQGKAVADALHSLGFGAVGDVRVGRYVVVDTDAASADAARASVTAMCEKLLANPVTEDFEIASVEQA; this comes from the coding sequence ATGACCCGTTTCCGTTGCGCCATTCATATCGTTCCGCGGCGTGGTATCCTCGATCCGCAGGGGAAAGCCGTGGCTGATGCCCTGCACTCCCTGGGCTTCGGCGCCGTCGGCGACGTGCGCGTTGGGCGTTACGTGGTCGTTGACACGGATGCGGCGTCGGCAGATGCGGCCCGTGCGTCGGTCACGGCCATGTGCGAGAAATTGCTGGCCAATCCCGTGACGGAAGATTTCGAAATCGCCAGCGTGGAGCAGGCGTGA
- a CDS encoding trypsin-like peptidase domain-containing protein: protein MSSRLSVIGLLTLALVGCEGANPSRSEAQSRTLPPAAPLPAGPVPAQSLAASRRTAITTAVERVSPAVVTVQTETVERIPVDFYEYFMGGRSGERRNAGIGSGFVVRGDGVIVTNAHVIAGATRVSVAMRDGTTYDATVVGADESNDLAVVRIKARDLPVAPLGRSSELMVGEWTIAIGNPFGFVLGNNEPSVSVGVVSAVGRNLAGRGEGGGAYIDMIQTDAAINPGNSGGPLVNASGEVIGVNSSIYSPSGGSVGLGFAIPIDRTKRIVEDLLEHGSVRQPWVGIRLETPQAQSARDVAKSGAIVARVVPGSPAANAGVQTGDQVVGAGTRPVRNPFDWEARLLDLRVGETLPVTVRRGGREIRLSLKVAEAPEVSARKVTVLQELQLITLTDAIRQERGIASRAGAVVYRVSDRIRDEIGLQEGDVIAQVGQTRINSAEAASTAIDRTGARGPVFLVFERNRQYYQSSFYLR from the coding sequence ATGTCTTCACGCCTCTCAGTCATCGGACTGCTGACCCTCGCCCTGGTGGGTTGCGAGGGGGCCAATCCTTCGCGTTCAGAAGCGCAGTCGCGCACGCTCCCCCCAGCAGCACCACTTCCCGCGGGACCGGTCCCTGCCCAATCCCTCGCCGCGTCGCGACGGACGGCGATCACCACGGCGGTGGAACGGGTGTCCCCGGCGGTCGTGACGGTGCAGACCGAGACCGTGGAACGTATTCCGGTGGATTTCTACGAGTACTTCATGGGCGGTCGTTCGGGCGAACGCCGCAACGCGGGCATCGGTTCGGGATTTGTCGTGCGCGGAGACGGGGTCATTGTGACGAACGCGCACGTGATTGCTGGCGCCACGCGCGTTTCGGTCGCGATGCGCGACGGCACAACTTACGACGCGACCGTCGTGGGGGCTGACGAATCGAATGACCTGGCCGTGGTACGCATCAAAGCCAGGGATTTGCCGGTCGCTCCACTTGGACGTTCGTCCGAGTTGATGGTCGGCGAGTGGACAATTGCCATCGGCAACCCGTTTGGCTTCGTGCTTGGCAATAACGAGCCGAGCGTATCAGTGGGGGTGGTCAGCGCCGTTGGTCGCAATCTGGCAGGGCGCGGTGAAGGCGGTGGCGCCTATATCGACATGATTCAGACCGACGCGGCGATCAATCCCGGCAATTCCGGCGGACCGTTGGTCAACGCCTCCGGCGAGGTGATTGGCGTGAATAGCTCGATCTATTCGCCCAGTGGTGGATCGGTGGGCTTGGGCTTCGCCATTCCCATTGATCGGACTAAGCGGATTGTCGAGGACTTGCTCGAGCATGGGAGTGTGCGGCAGCCTTGGGTCGGCATCCGACTGGAAACGCCCCAGGCGCAGAGTGCCCGCGATGTGGCGAAGTCCGGTGCCATTGTGGCGCGAGTGGTTCCGGGGTCACCGGCCGCGAACGCCGGGGTGCAGACGGGCGATCAGGTCGTCGGCGCCGGAACGCGTCCCGTAAGGAACCCGTTCGACTGGGAGGCGCGCTTGCTCGACCTGCGCGTCGGCGAAACCCTCCCCGTGACGGTGCGACGCGGGGGCCGCGAGATCCGCCTGTCGCTCAAGGTGGCCGAGGCGCCCGAAGTGTCGGCTCGCAAAGTCACGGTGCTCCAGGAGCTGCAGCTGATCACACTTACCGACGCCATCCGACAGGAACGTGGCATCGCGTCGCGTGCAGGCGCGGTGGTGTACCGCGTTTCCGATCGGATCCGTGACGAAATCGGTTTGCAGGAAGGCGATGTGATTGCGCAAGTCGGGCAAACACGCATCAACTCGGCCGAGGCGGCATCCACGGCCATCGATCGCACCGGGGCCCGTGGGCCGGTGTTCCTGGTGTTCGAACGCAATCGCCAGTATTACCAGTCGTCGTTTTACCTCCGCTGA
- the purL gene encoding phosphoribosylformylglycinamidine synthase subunit PurL has protein sequence MSTPTSATGSTVVSRPGDPVITPALVAEHGITEFEYERLVNMLGRTPTFTEIGVVSALWSEHCSYKHSRPMLKTLPTKAPWVLQGPGENAGVISVGDGWAVAFKIESHNHPSAVEPYQGAATGVGGILRDVFTMGARPIALLNSLRFGPLTSSRVRWLFAGVVKGIGDYGNCVGVPTVGGEVVFDPSYEGNPLVNAMCVGLMREDELIRAVASGVGNPIMAVGARTGRDGIHGASFASEDLSESSEAKRPMVQVGDPFTEKLLLEASLELIRSGFIVAIQDMGAAGLTSSSAEMAERGDVGVTIDVTKVPVREQGMTPYEILLSESQERMLVVAKLGHEDDVRAILAKWDLEAAVIGEVIAEPVYRVTEGSTVVAEFPGSRLVTECPQYVLEPKESETLKSARGKDPLAVKPLDEERDHSWTLEKLLSSPTIASKRWVWQQYDSTVRTSTVRGPGSDAAVVRLRGTDKAIALCIDGNGRHVALSPRNGGRAAVCEAARNVACSGARPMAITNNLNFGNPKKPEVYFQLSEAIAGMGEACTVLETPVTGGNVSLYNENPQGAIHPTPTIGMVGLVESMAHVTPSAFQQVGDDIVLLGECTDELGASEYLLSIHGLTIGEPPVCDPKAERGLIDALLESIKQGAVRSAHDCSDGGLAVALAECAMMARGATFGFSVDLSPWAALPHRALLFGEAHGRVVVSTSNSAEVLQIAQRHGVPARVIGQVTDASAGASFTISDDTFSAPVAWLAKAFHEAIPQAMDGETPAEHVVAASHAPTND, from the coding sequence ATGAGCACCCCCACATCTGCGACCGGATCAACGGTTGTCTCACGTCCTGGCGATCCGGTCATTACGCCGGCATTGGTCGCCGAGCATGGCATCACGGAGTTCGAGTACGAGCGATTGGTCAACATGCTGGGCCGCACGCCCACATTCACCGAGATCGGGGTAGTCAGTGCTCTCTGGAGCGAGCACTGCTCGTACAAGCACTCCCGCCCGATGCTCAAGACGCTCCCCACCAAGGCGCCGTGGGTTCTGCAGGGACCAGGGGAAAACGCTGGCGTGATCTCTGTTGGCGATGGCTGGGCGGTGGCCTTCAAGATCGAATCGCACAACCACCCCTCGGCGGTCGAACCGTATCAGGGCGCTGCCACCGGCGTGGGGGGGATCCTGCGCGATGTCTTTACCATGGGCGCGCGTCCCATTGCCCTGCTCAACTCACTGCGCTTTGGACCGTTAACGTCCTCGCGAGTGCGCTGGCTGTTTGCCGGTGTCGTGAAGGGAATTGGCGATTACGGGAATTGCGTAGGGGTCCCGACTGTCGGCGGCGAGGTCGTGTTCGACCCGTCGTATGAAGGCAACCCCTTGGTTAACGCCATGTGTGTAGGCCTCATGCGCGAGGATGAACTCATCCGCGCCGTGGCTTCCGGTGTGGGGAACCCCATCATGGCGGTTGGTGCACGAACGGGACGTGATGGCATTCACGGCGCCTCCTTTGCCTCGGAAGACCTGTCGGAATCGAGTGAGGCGAAACGGCCCATGGTGCAGGTCGGTGACCCGTTCACCGAAAAGCTGCTGCTCGAAGCCTCGCTTGAACTGATCCGCAGCGGCTTCATCGTGGCCATTCAGGACATGGGAGCGGCAGGCCTGACCTCCTCGTCGGCGGAAATGGCCGAGCGCGGAGATGTTGGTGTCACGATTGATGTCACCAAGGTGCCCGTGCGCGAGCAGGGCATGACGCCCTATGAGATTCTGTTATCGGAATCACAGGAACGCATGCTGGTGGTCGCCAAGCTCGGCCACGAAGACGACGTTCGCGCGATTCTCGCGAAGTGGGATCTTGAAGCGGCCGTCATTGGTGAGGTCATTGCCGAACCGGTGTATCGTGTCACCGAGGGGAGTACGGTGGTGGCCGAGTTCCCCGGTTCACGCCTCGTGACCGAGTGTCCGCAGTACGTGTTGGAGCCGAAGGAAAGCGAGACGCTCAAGAGTGCGCGAGGCAAGGATCCTCTGGCGGTGAAACCGCTGGACGAGGAACGGGATCATTCGTGGACACTCGAGAAGCTGCTGTCATCGCCGACGATCGCCAGCAAGCGGTGGGTGTGGCAGCAGTACGATTCCACCGTCCGCACGAGCACCGTTCGTGGTCCCGGAAGCGACGCTGCCGTTGTACGTCTGCGCGGCACCGACAAGGCCATTGCGTTGTGCATCGACGGAAACGGTCGGCATGTCGCGCTGTCGCCACGGAACGGAGGGCGAGCGGCCGTGTGCGAAGCGGCCCGCAATGTGGCCTGCAGTGGTGCCCGACCGATGGCGATTACCAACAACCTGAACTTCGGGAATCCCAAGAAGCCTGAAGTGTATTTCCAGCTCAGTGAAGCCATTGCCGGGATGGGCGAAGCGTGCACCGTGCTCGAGACGCCCGTAACCGGTGGCAACGTTTCGCTGTACAACGAAAATCCGCAGGGTGCCATTCATCCAACCCCAACCATCGGTATGGTTGGCCTTGTGGAATCCATGGCCCACGTCACCCCCTCGGCGTTTCAGCAGGTTGGTGACGACATCGTACTGCTAGGTGAATGCACCGATGAACTGGGGGCCAGTGAATACCTGCTGTCGATTCATGGGCTCACCATTGGCGAGCCACCGGTATGCGATCCGAAGGCGGAGCGTGGCCTGATTGATGCGCTGCTGGAGTCCATCAAGCAGGGAGCCGTTCGCTCGGCCCACGATTGCAGTGATGGCGGACTCGCCGTAGCGCTAGCGGAATGTGCCATGATGGCGCGTGGCGCCACTTTTGGGTTTTCCGTCGATCTGTCACCGTGGGCAGCGCTCCCCCACCGGGCGCTGCTGTTCGGCGAAGCGCACGGCCGTGTGGTGGTCTCAACGTCGAACAGCGCCGAGGTGCTGCAGATCGCGCAGCGGCACGGGGTACCGGCTCGCGTCATCGGTCAGGTGACCGACGCGTCGGCAGGCGCAAGTTTCACCATTTCCGACGATACGTTTTCGGCGCCCGTGGCCTGGCTTGCCAAGGCGTTTCATGAAGCGATCCCGCAGGCAATGGACGGCGAGACGCCGGCCGAGCATGTGGTGGCCGCATCGCACGCTCCTACCAACGACTGA
- the purQ gene encoding phosphoribosylformylglycinamidine synthase subunit PurQ, translating to MKAGIVRFPGSNCDEDAYHAVADVLGQEAVYLWHKDHDLQGVDLVILPGGFSYGDYLRAGAIARFSPIMQEVVQHAKRGGLVLGICNGFQIACEAGLLPGALLRNDTLRFVSAPVSLRVESIATAFTSQYHLGQVVSIPVAHGDGRYTADGDTLARLEGEGHVVFRYVTGEGEATTSANPNGSLRNIAGIVSAEGNVLGMMPHPERALETALGSTDGLPLFRSILESMLGGVPA from the coding sequence GTGAAGGCCGGGATCGTTCGCTTTCCGGGATCGAACTGCGATGAGGACGCGTACCACGCGGTTGCGGATGTCCTCGGACAGGAAGCCGTCTATCTCTGGCACAAGGATCACGACCTGCAGGGGGTCGATCTGGTGATTCTCCCGGGGGGATTCAGCTACGGGGATTATCTGCGCGCCGGGGCCATTGCGCGGTTCAGCCCGATCATGCAGGAAGTGGTGCAACACGCGAAACGTGGTGGATTGGTGCTGGGGATCTGCAATGGATTCCAGATTGCCTGCGAAGCCGGCCTGTTGCCCGGCGCGCTGTTGCGCAACGACACACTGCGCTTTGTCAGTGCACCAGTCTCGCTGCGCGTTGAAAGCATCGCGACCGCATTCACCTCACAGTATCACCTCGGACAGGTAGTCTCCATTCCGGTGGCTCACGGTGATGGTCGGTATACAGCCGATGGGGATACGCTTGCGCGTCTGGAGGGTGAAGGTCATGTGGTGTTTCGCTACGTCACCGGTGAAGGCGAAGCCACGACATCGGCGAATCCGAACGGCTCATTGCGGAACATTGCCGGTATCGTAAGCGCCGAGGGCAACGTCCTCGGCATGATGCCACATCCGGAGCGTGCGCTCGAAACCGCCCTGGGCTCCACAGACGGTCTTCCTCTCTTTCGGTCCATCCTCGAATCGATGCTCGGAGGCGTTCCGGCATGA
- the pssA gene encoding CDP-diacylglycerol--serine O-phosphatidyltransferase encodes MRPRQAAAIALPNGFTLANLFFGIFGIVAASRGDFDAAARFIVFGAIADTLDGRIARATKSGSRFGEELDSLVDAISFGTAPALIMYFAVFQSSRWEWIFCFFFTACAVMRLARFNVEQAGRKNTHFTGLPSPAAGITLATYYWFSQTPLYTETIIGDLPWHQMLRWVMLGLGMLMISNVQYAKVPTVNFHSLKGILGFLLVTGTFIGVIFLPKKFFFPASMAYVLYGILRTVFLGLLDRLPGREHPDDDEEDEDDVPPRRRRRRRRPNRNQSGSDTGREESPA; translated from the coding sequence ATGCGTCCCCGTCAGGCCGCGGCCATCGCTCTGCCGAACGGGTTCACGCTGGCCAATCTTTTCTTCGGCATCTTTGGAATTGTCGCCGCGTCCCGCGGTGACTTTGACGCCGCAGCACGGTTCATCGTGTTTGGTGCCATTGCGGACACACTCGATGGCCGAATCGCGCGCGCCACCAAGTCAGGCTCTCGGTTCGGGGAGGAACTTGACTCGCTGGTCGATGCCATTTCGTTTGGCACCGCACCGGCGCTGATCATGTACTTCGCCGTGTTCCAGAGCAGTCGATGGGAATGGATCTTCTGCTTCTTTTTCACGGCCTGCGCCGTCATGCGACTGGCCCGTTTCAACGTGGAACAGGCCGGGCGCAAGAATACCCATTTTACAGGCCTCCCCAGCCCTGCTGCCGGCATCACGCTGGCGACCTACTATTGGTTCAGCCAGACCCCGTTGTACACCGAAACCATCATCGGTGATCTCCCGTGGCACCAGATGCTGCGCTGGGTCATGCTGGGCCTTGGCATGCTCATGATCAGCAACGTCCAGTATGCCAAAGTCCCCACGGTGAATTTCCATTCGCTCAAGGGGATTCTCGGATTTCTGCTGGTTACCGGCACGTTCATCGGCGTCATTTTCCTGCCGAAGAAGTTCTTCTTTCCTGCGTCGATGGCGTATGTCCTGTACGGCATTCTGCGCACCGTCTTTCTTGGCCTGCTGGATCGACTCCCCGGACGCGAACATCCGGATGACGATGAAGAGGACGAGGATGATGTCCCACCCCGTCGCCGTCGCCGGCGGCGGCGTCCCAATAGAAACCAATCCGGTTCCGATACCGGTCGCGAGGAGTCACCCGCATGA
- a CDS encoding phosphoribosylaminoimidazolesuccinocarboxamide synthase produces the protein MSGATVMQTDLPLPLVRRGKVRDVYEVDADRLLLVTTDRISAFDVVMQEAIPYKGVVLTQLTAWWLEQLADTLEHHLITADTNAIIAAVPALAPFRATLAGRTMLTRKAEVVPIECVIRGYITGSAWKEYQATGTLAGEALPSGLRESDRLTPPMFSPATKAETGHDENITIGTVVDRVGADTAAELERLARTVYEFGRATAEPRGIILADTKFEFGWRDGRLLLIDEVLTPDSSRFWPADSYEPGRGQPSFDKQPLRDWLDVERKAGRWNGDAPPPTLPSEIIRTTSLRYRDAFFRLTGAALDLAALGLPEDR, from the coding sequence ATGAGCGGGGCCACGGTTATGCAGACCGACCTCCCGTTGCCGCTCGTCCGCCGTGGCAAGGTACGTGACGTTTACGAGGTGGATGCCGATCGGTTGCTGCTCGTTACCACAGACCGGATCAGCGCGTTTGACGTGGTCATGCAGGAAGCCATTCCCTACAAGGGGGTCGTGCTCACGCAGTTGACGGCGTGGTGGCTGGAGCAGTTGGCCGACACGCTGGAGCATCACCTGATCACCGCCGACACCAACGCCATCATCGCGGCGGTGCCGGCGCTGGCGCCCTTTCGTGCCACGCTGGCCGGTCGCACCATGCTGACACGCAAGGCCGAGGTGGTGCCCATTGAGTGCGTGATTCGCGGGTATATCACCGGATCGGCGTGGAAGGAGTATCAGGCGACCGGGACGTTGGCTGGTGAGGCGCTCCCGTCGGGGCTTCGCGAAAGCGACCGACTGACGCCGCCCATGTTCAGCCCGGCCACGAAGGCGGAAACGGGACACGACGAGAACATCACCATCGGAACCGTGGTCGATCGTGTTGGCGCCGACACGGCTGCCGAATTGGAGCGTCTGGCCAGGACCGTGTACGAGTTCGGTCGGGCCACCGCCGAACCGCGAGGCATTATCCTCGCGGATACCAAGTTCGAGTTTGGTTGGCGCGACGGACGCCTCCTGCTGATTGATGAAGTGCTGACACCGGACAGTTCCCGGTTTTGGCCGGCCGACAGTTACGAACCAGGACGCGGTCAGCCGAGTTTCGACAAACAGCCCCTGCGCGATTGGCTGGATGTGGAGCGAAAGGCCGGACGCTGGAACGGCGACGCGCCGCCCCCAACGCTTCCCTCCGAGATCATCCGCACGACCAGCCTTCGATATCGCGACGCGTTTTTCCGGTTGACCGGTGCCGCCCTCGATCTGGCCGCGCTCGGTCTTCCCGAGGATCGGTAA
- the purB gene encoding adenylosuccinate lyase produces the protein MTASDRSTYQSPLADRYASRAMLTLWGPQLRYGLWRRLWLALAESQQALGIAIPDEAIAAMREHLDDIDFEVVAGYEKKFRHDVMAHVHAFGDVAPAARKFIHLGATSCYVTDNAELILMRRGLILLREKLLDALEALGGFAREWKNVPALGYTHLQPAQLTTVGKRATLWMQDILLDLEDLEYRLSTMPFRGVKGTTGTQASFLSLFEGDHAKVRELDRMVCAKMEFASSIPVSGQTYSRKVDAQVLGVVAGIAATASKFSGDIRMLQAFGEIEEPFEKNQIGSSAMAYKRNPMRSERIAALARFVLSLEPNANQTHAVQYFERTLDDSANRRLAIPESFLATDAILVLLQNVVRGLEVHPARIRRRVEDELPFMATEELIVRFVRAGGDRQEAHEIIRGHSIDAARAVKDGAPKNDMLERLAADPAFGLPLEDLQAVADPTRFVGRSPEQVVEFLDEHVAPWLARERTVTEVEEVRV, from the coding sequence GTGACCGCTTCCGATAGATCGACCTACCAGTCTCCACTTGCCGACCGTTACGCATCACGGGCCATGCTCACGTTGTGGGGGCCGCAGCTGCGCTATGGCTTGTGGCGTCGGCTGTGGCTGGCGCTGGCCGAGTCCCAACAGGCGTTGGGCATCGCGATTCCCGACGAAGCGATTGCCGCCATGCGGGAGCATTTGGACGACATCGACTTTGAAGTGGTCGCTGGGTACGAGAAGAAGTTCCGGCATGATGTCATGGCGCACGTGCACGCCTTTGGGGATGTCGCGCCTGCAGCGCGCAAGTTCATTCACCTTGGTGCCACCAGCTGTTACGTCACCGACAACGCCGAGTTGATACTGATGCGGCGGGGGCTGATACTCCTGCGCGAGAAGCTGCTCGATGCGCTCGAGGCGCTTGGCGGCTTTGCACGCGAGTGGAAGAACGTGCCGGCCCTTGGCTATACCCACTTGCAGCCGGCGCAGCTGACCACAGTCGGCAAGCGCGCCACGTTGTGGATGCAGGACATCCTACTGGATCTTGAGGATCTGGAATATCGACTGTCGACCATGCCGTTCCGTGGCGTGAAGGGGACCACCGGGACACAGGCCAGTTTCCTGTCGTTGTTCGAAGGCGATCACGCAAAAGTGCGTGAGCTGGACCGGATGGTGTGCGCCAAGATGGAGTTCGCGAGCAGTATTCCGGTGAGCGGACAGACCTACTCCCGGAAGGTGGACGCGCAGGTGCTCGGGGTGGTCGCGGGGATTGCCGCAACGGCGTCGAAATTCTCCGGTGATATCCGCATGCTGCAGGCCTTCGGGGAAATCGAAGAACCGTTTGAGAAGAATCAGATTGGTTCTTCGGCCATGGCCTACAAGCGGAATCCGATGCGTTCGGAGCGCATTGCCGCGTTGGCGCGCTTTGTTCTGTCGCTCGAACCCAACGCGAACCAGACCCACGCGGTGCAGTATTTTGAGCGAACGCTTGATGATTCTGCCAATCGCCGGCTCGCCATTCCCGAATCGTTCCTCGCGACCGACGCCATCCTGGTCCTGTTGCAGAATGTGGTGCGGGGACTCGAGGTCCATCCCGCCCGGATCCGCCGCCGTGTGGAAGACGAACTGCCCTTCATGGCCACGGAAGAGCTGATCGTGCGCTTTGTCCGGGCCGGAGGTGACCGGCAGGAGGCACACGAGATCATCCGCGGGCACAGCATTGATGCGGCGCGGGCCGTGAAGGATGGCGCGCCGAAAAACGACATGCTGGAACGCCTGGCGGCAGATCCTGCCTTCGGACTTCCGCTTGAGGATTTGCAGGCGGTCGCCGACCCAACGCGTTTCGTGGGGCGGTCCCCCGAACAGGTCGTCGAATTTCTCGACGAACATGTTGCCCCGTGGCTCGCTCGTGAGCGCACGGTGACGGAAGTGGAAGAGGTGCGGGTATGA
- the purF gene encoding amidophosphoribosyltransferase, which produces MCGIFGVYGHKDAAALTQLGLYSLQHRGQESAGIVAVDDIGHARVSRAMGLVSEGFADDEMAVLQGPIAIGHTRYSTAGSSAIENAQPVLARVRRSHIALAHNGNLTNAVELRRALEDDGAIFSSTMDSEVIVHRIARATGDTPEAKVAEALQGVEGAYCLLVVLDETVIVARDPHGWRPLVMGRLADSIVFASETCALDIVGAVVEREIQPGEIVAVDSHGIRSLRALESAPLNRCVFEHVYFARPDSKVFGGSVDRSRRALGRQLARECPAIGAEVVFAVPDSSNSAALGFAEESGIPYELALIRNHYVGRTFIQPTQSGRNAKVKVKYNPVREIIEGKKVVMVDDSIVRGTTTRGLVSLVRAAGAKEVHMRVSSAPIISPCYYGIDTPRREELIAAQMTHEELVRHLGVDSLGYLSIDGMLSAMPEGPSGYCHACFSGRYPTATPADPELLRAGSAAGVPVGVA; this is translated from the coding sequence ATGTGTGGTATTTTCGGCGTCTACGGCCATAAGGATGCGGCCGCCCTGACGCAGTTGGGCCTGTACTCGTTGCAGCATCGCGGGCAGGAGTCAGCGGGCATTGTGGCCGTGGATGATATCGGTCACGCCCGGGTCAGTCGTGCGATGGGATTGGTGTCGGAGGGATTTGCCGACGATGAGATGGCGGTCCTCCAGGGCCCCATCGCCATCGGGCATACCCGCTACAGCACCGCGGGCTCCTCGGCCATCGAGAACGCGCAGCCTGTACTGGCGCGGGTGCGACGGAGTCATATCGCGCTGGCGCACAACGGGAACCTCACGAATGCCGTTGAACTTCGGCGCGCACTCGAAGACGACGGGGCCATTTTTTCCAGTACGATGGACTCGGAGGTCATCGTCCACCGGATTGCCCGCGCAACGGGCGACACACCTGAGGCGAAGGTCGCGGAAGCGCTGCAGGGTGTAGAAGGCGCCTACTGTCTCCTCGTGGTACTCGATGAGACGGTCATTGTGGCGCGTGATCCCCACGGGTGGCGGCCGTTGGTGATGGGCCGTCTGGCCGACAGCATTGTTTTTGCCTCGGAAACCTGTGCGCTGGATATCGTTGGCGCTGTCGTCGAGCGCGAGATTCAACCCGGGGAAATCGTTGCCGTTGACAGTCACGGCATTCGCTCGCTCCGCGCCCTGGAAAGCGCGCCACTCAATCGCTGCGTGTTCGAGCACGTGTATTTCGCGCGCCCTGACAGCAAAGTGTTTGGGGGATCGGTGGATCGTTCGCGGCGAGCGTTGGGGCGTCAGTTGGCGCGCGAGTGCCCTGCGATTGGTGCCGAGGTCGTTTTTGCCGTCCCGGATTCATCAAACTCCGCCGCGTTGGGCTTCGCGGAAGAGTCCGGCATCCCGTACGAGCTGGCACTCATTCGCAATCACTACGTGGGACGTACCTTCATTCAGCCAACGCAATCAGGGCGAAATGCGAAGGTCAAGGTGAAGTACAACCCGGTGCGCGAAATCATTGAAGGCAAGAAGGTCGTCATGGTGGACGACTCGATCGTCCGGGGGACTACGACCCGTGGGTTGGTGTCGCTGGTGCGGGCGGCAGGCGCGAAGGAAGTACACATGCGTGTCTCCAGTGCACCGATCATCAGTCCCTGCTACTACGGCATTGATACCCCTCGGCGCGAAGAACTCATCGCGGCGCAGATGACCCACGAGGAACTCGTGCGCCATCTCGGCGTTGACTCGCTGGGCTATCTCTCCATCGACGGGATGTTGTCAGCCATGCCCGAAGGGCCCTCGGGCTATTGCCACGCCTGTTTCTCCGGTCGGTATCCCACGGCCACGCCGGCCGATCCGGAACTGTTGCGTGCTGGCAGCGCCGCCGGTGTGCCGGTTGGCGTCGCCTGA